GCTCATTAAAGCTTTTTATCCTAAGTAAAAAACCAAAAAGCACAGGCAGAATAACTTGGCCTGTGCAATAAGTGGGGTTAACTCTTCCGTCAGATAGTTTATTCAAACCACGCTCAAGTTGGTAGACGTTCTTCATATATCTCACAAATTTCACGAAGTTATTTTTTTGCATTTCATCCTCTCTCTCCCACTGATTTTAGCAGAATGAAAGGTCTGACAAAAGCTTGTAAACTCCGAATTTGATACACTTTTGAAATCGGTAAAAATACCAGTGAAATCAATAGTTTGATTGTGGTAGAGGCTAAAGTGCTGAGGCGCCTGCCGTGATCTTCTTGAAGTAGTGGATGATCGTCATGGCAGAAAGTCCATCGCAATCTCTGCCCAACTGCCAGTGGCTAACTGGCACGATCTCTTTGAAGATGCTACCATTGCTGATGCAGTACTGGATAGGCTGGTCAACAATGCCCACAGAATAGAGCTAAAAGGCCCAGCTTGAGACCACACAATCCTCAAATGAAGGAGGTGATAGCGCAACTGAATAATCTATGTTAAACTCCATGCAATGAGGTGCCGGCCATTGGCCGGATGAGATAAGAACGCTGGCCGGATACCGTAGGAACGGTGTCCGGATAATTTAGGAATGCTAGGTCGGATGGCACGGGAACACCGGTCTGAATTAACGAGAATAGCCACCTCGATTTAACAATTGCTAAATCGAGGCTAATTTTCTGTTAAAAACTTGTGATTTTAAATGCTAATACTATGCTGAAAAGTTGCTATTTTGCGGACTAATTTAACTTTTTCACTCCAAAACTGAACCCCTTATAGTTAATTATAAGGGGTTCAGTTTTGGAGTGGAAAACTCTTTTTGACAACAGTTTTAGCAGAGAATTAGCATTAAAATAGCAATAATCTACCCTGAAAACCTTGCTAATAGCGGCTTTGCCCTAGAAATAGCAGATTCTCGACATCAAAATAACAGAAATTTAGCGGTCGAAATTATTTATTTCTGGAGAGAAAAACTTGCTAAAATCTTGCGATTCGTAATGTTAAAAATGTGCTAAAATGGTGCTAGAAATTTGCTATTCCTGTTTATTTAGCCCTAAAAAATTCCGAAAATACAAGTATGATATTTTATGGAGACTACCCGTAAAAAACAAAACAACAGGTTGCTATAACTATGCAAAAAATACCTGTTATATAGCTTCGCTCACCAAGAGATTTTAATGTATTAATTGTTGTCGATCAACAGTTTGCGGCATTTTTTCTAACCAACCAAATTCAATGGCTAATTCTGCTGCATCTTTAGCAAAACTAAGTTTTTCAGCCATAAACCTCAGCATAGTTACCCCTATATCTTTACGGGCCACAGTAGAAACTGCTTCCCCATAGGATGTTGCCATAAATGCTGTAACTGCTGTCGAAAGATTAAGTATTAAACGGTCACTCACTCCTGATTCTGTGGAATCGGTTATAAGTATATCGGATATAGATGGACGCGGTACGTCTTGCTCAGTTAGAATGTGGCCCAAAGAGTCTAACTGTTTATCTGCAATATCTCTAGCCTTTAATAATAAAATCTTAACCTTTTCAGACTTAACCACCTGACAACAACCTTCATGAAACTGCCTTATTAATTGTTTTATTTCCATAATTGAATAGATATGACCAATTTCCACAGCAGTTAATGGTCTTTGATTTCTGAAAAAGCCAAAATATGAACCAAAGAAATCTTTATCAAGAACTTTTTCTGCACGATGTGGTTGAACAATGGATGGATGCTTTTGAAGTATTCCTTTAGACAATAATATTTCAGTATATTTTCTATGACGGTCGGCAGCAGTTTTTAACTGGTTGTGGAAATAATCTTGAAAATCTGTCCGATAGGACGAGGTTACGGCAGGAACTAAGAATTGTATCAACATTCGTTGCATCATTCTCGTGAAGAGCAATTTGAAGGATTGAGAAAATAGAACAGGAGCATTTATGTCTATGTCTTCTTTAACAACGAATCCCATGGGAGTTGGATAATTAATTGACTTTAAAAGTCCCTCTGTTTCTTTCCATGCGTTAGATGCTGCATCTAATTCCATTTGTAATGCACTTTTAATTTCAGGGTCAGTTGCCTCATTAACCCATTTTGTTAGATAACAAGTAGAAATATTAGCCGCTAAGTAATTGTTCCATAAGAATCCGACTTCAGATGAAGCTGGCATTAAATCGGTCAAATTATGATGCACAGTACCGAAGCCAAATGGAACTTGTTCTGTTACTCCCTGATTGTCTCGCTGAATATTTGGTTGATTATCGTTCATTTAAAAATTTCTCTCCTTTCCATATTATTATTTCCTGATTTAATTTTTATCATTCTTAGTAATACATGCTCCCATAAAGCACCAATAAAAACAGCCGACTTTTCGATATAAAAATCGGCTGTCTTAGTGTTAAAATTTTGCGATTTGGCATGTTGAAAATCTGCTAAAAGTATGCGATTTTGCTTGCGATTTTTGATTTTCCACTCCAAAACCAGCAATTTAGCCTCTGTATCAATTTTGCAGGCGTTTGGATTGAATCTTAAATACTTCGTATTTTAGGCTCCCATTCGCTTAATTCTAGCAAAAAAGGATACACCTTCCCCTACCCCACAATTTTAGCTTCCTATTTACATGCACAACTTCTATGAACTTCTAAACACCAATTCACCCCGATACTGAAAGAGATATAGTCCTTTTAATAAAAGCCTTACTATTTCCCGTTGAGTTGTATATTGGTTTCTCAGTCGTCTAACCAAAAATAATTGCATGATATTTGATGCCATAAAGATCAAATATAGCACAGCTTCCACGGCATTACCTCCATGGACAAAGCAATGCTCCAAGCCACATTCACGTTTCAAGTTATTGAAAATCGAATTCTCAATATCCCATCGTGCCCTGATTATTCTAAACAAGGTCTTCAGTGTCATATCCATACATGTTGTTACGGTCATGATCTGTGTGTGTAACATGTTCTTATGTTTTAGTGCAAATTTTACGAACCGCAGCGGTTGCTCCACATTGTCCATCGTGAACGTTGACTGGTAAACTTCTACTTTCTCAAATCCTTGTTCATCTACCCAAACCTCACCAGCCTCCGTCTTATTCACCACCCTTTTTGCGAATTGCAAACTTCTATTATTATTGTTTTTGGCTCTGACAATTGTCTCAATCCCGAGATTTCTACAGTGGTTAATCCAAACGGAATTACAGGCAAGTGCATCATAAACAACAACATCAATTAAGTCCTTATGACTCTTTACTACGTTTGAGATCAGTCTTTTCCCTACGTTCAGTTCTCCTTCGTTCTTTGAAGCAGCATCTTGTCCGGGCTTGTATGTCTCAAAGCCAATAACCAGTTTAGGTCCATTCCCTACTGTTGACATGACAGCGCCACTATGAAAGGAATGGGTCTTATTGCCTTTAGTATTTTTCAAGCATTCTGGACAACTTTTCTTATTGCTTCCGAAAAATTTTGTTCCATCAATTGCAGCCACAGTATAACCGTCAATTGTTCCGTCTACAAAAACCTTATTCTCAACTGACTTCTTTATAATGTGATAATTAATTTGGTTCAGGCCGTTTATATCAATGACTTTAAGCGTGTCTCTGATCGCATCAATCTGAGGCAGTTTTGTTCCTCGGGGAAACAGTTTACTAAACTCATGATTCTTTATCATAAAATTCAGCTCATTAAAGCTTTGTACCCTAAGCAAAAAACCAAAAAGCACAGGCAAAATAACTTGACCTGTGCTATAAGTTGGGTTAACTCTTCCGTCAGAAAGTTTATTCAAGCAACGATCAACGTGGTAAACATTCTTCATATAGTTTACTAATTTTGCAAAATAGTTCTTTCTCATTTCATCCTCTCTTTCCTACTGATTTTAGCAGATAGAGAAGTCTTACAAAAGGTAAATCTCCGAATTTGATACCCTTTTGTAAGAGGTAAAAATGTCTGCGGTATCAATGCTTTGACAGTGGTAGGGGCTAAAATGCTGCAAGCCTATATTGGATAGCATTGGAGCGTGGGGCGCGAAATATCTCGAGGCGATGGATGAAAAATCGAATAGCTAATATTTTTAACAAACAGAGTCCATCGCTCAGTAACCAATTTTTCCGAGAATCAAGACGGACAAACTCAACAACTGAAATAATCTACCTCAAAGTAAAGCGGACGCTATATGATTATACGGCGTCCGCTTTACTTTGAGGTAGATTATAAGAATAATGGGAGTTTAAGGAACAGACATGAATGTGAGTTTATAGGCGCCCAACTCAATAAAGCAGCTTGTAACGCTTACCTTGAGAGTCACTTTAATTTTCCTATTGTTTCGTACTCAGATTTTGACATTCCCACTTGAGCCTTATATTCTAAAGTGGTTTAATATAAATATTTTTAGATAATTCTTTAAGCCTCTCTACATCTAGTATATATATTCTTTTATCCTCACATTTTATAATTGATTTTGATTCCATTTCTTTAAGCGTTCTATTTAAATGTCTATAAGTTGTTCCTAAGAATTGAGCGATTTCTAAATATGATGAATTCAAAATTATATAATTTTTATCTGTTATATGCTCCACTAAATAGCTAGACAATCTATTAATGAGTGGATATACGAAATTGTATGAAATATTGTTAATAGTTGCATAAAGCTTTTCACTTAAAGAGTCAATTAAATGGTGTAAAAGTTTCGTATTATCAAAATACTCTTTTCTAAGTATATCTGAAGGTATTGCTAGCAAATAAGTATCCTCTACTGCATTAATATTACAAAGGATAGGAATATCTTTTAAAAGTTCTAAATCTCCTATAGTATTAAAATCTCTGTAAAACTTTAAAAGCATGGAATTTCCATTTTCAAAAGGATAAAAAACTTTAATTTTCCCCTCTACAAGTAGATAATAATATTCAAGCTTAGCCTCTGCCTCTAATATATATTCCTCTTTTTCATAAAAATGAAGTTTTGCATAGTTTAAAATCTCCTTATCAAATAGATTTTCTATATTGTGCTTTTTAATATAATAGTTTAATAAGTTATTATCCGAAATCCTTCTCATAAATCCTCCTAACCTGACCTATGTCATGTTCTACTTCATATAAATATATTATTTTATGTATAAAGGATCGTAAAGCATAGGAGTGAAACATAATGAAGTTTAAATACGGTCTAAATGAAATCCCCCCTCTGGGGCATCTTCTGTTATTTGGCTTACAGTGGCTTGCAATTATCATTCCCATCATCCTTATCATGGGGACTGCGGTGACAAGCCTTCATCCCAGCGGGATAGTCCTTCAAGTAGTCTATATCCAAAAGCTATGTTTTATTGTGGCAGTAGCCTTATTTTCGCAGGTGGTCTGGGGACACCGCCTTCCTATAATCATCGGACCAGCGACGGTATTTTTGGTAGGTATGGCAGCAGGAGGGGGGAATAACCCTGAGGCGGTTTACACCTCGATCCTCTTAGGTGGTCTTATTTTAGCAGTTGTGAGTATTACAGGGTTGTTCGCCCATCTAAAAAGGCTTTTTACATCAACGGTTGTAGCCGTAATATTAATTCTTGTTGCCCTTACCCTTACGCCCATGATTCTAAATTTAGTTACCGCTCCAACCCCCCATGCCAGTTCTTTCGCAAACTTGTGCTTTTCTTTAGCTATGGTATTCTGCATGTTTATCTCGGCAAGGTATTTACGAGGCTTGTGGAAGTCAACACTCGTCTTTTGGGCAGTTATCGTGGGAACTATATCTTACCTTCTCTTGTTCTCCACGTCACCTCTTCCAACCAACGACCTTCAAATCGTTGATATATTTTGGAAAGGTTTACAGCCTTCTTTTGTCTTCGATTCAGGTGTTTTCCTCTCTTTTCTGATATGTTATCTTGCGCTCTCTGTTAACGATCTAGGATCAATTCAAGCCGTCGATGAACTCCTCAAACCAGATAATATGCCAAAAAGGATCACTAGGGGCGTCACAGTGACTGGATTAGTCAACGTATTGGCAGGTTTCTTTGGCGTCATCGGGGTTGTCAACTTTTCATTCAGTCCGGGAGTTATTATCTCTAGCGGAGTTGCTTCTAGATATACTTTGCTTCCTACAAGTCTGATCCTATTAGTTTTATCCTTCCTACCAAAAACAACCGCCATTCTAGGGAGCATACCTTCCGTGGTCATTGGCAGTTCTATGATTTACATTATGTGCTCCCAGATCGCGGGGGGCCTTCAGATAGTTCAGAGCCAGAACTATAAATTTGAGTATGGGCTTATAGTTGGTCTTCCTATAATCCTTGGTGTTATCGTATCCTACCTACCACCAGCGGTTCTTAATACTTTCCCCATTATTTTAAAACCAGTATTAGGGAACGGCTTTGTAGTCGGAGTGATAACAGTTCTGATTATGGAGCATATCGTGTTCCCCCGAAAAGACTAATTACAAAGGACTACCTTGGCCAAGACTTAAAATTCGCAAAGAATAACAGTGCCCTCATTTTAGGCGTGGTCGATCTTAGGCGAGCGAGGTATCCTGCTTCATGTTTGTACGTTAAGGATAGATATTGGCACCATGGTCGCGCAATGACTATATAGTATAGCTCTATTGGGGTGAGTCCATCCGAATTCATTTTGAGGAAGGATTTCCTAACCGATTGCTCATGAACCAACCAGGAATAACCAGGGGTGTCATCGACGCCTGATTAAGAGAGTATCAGAGAAAAGAGGAGATTTTATCACTGATAAGAGTAAATCACGTTGAACCTATACCCCGGATAAAGTTGGAGGCAGCAAGGTTACATGTGGTACAGAATGGACCTACTATGCAGAGTTCCAGTTAATTTATTTTATGGGGAGCGAAAAATGAGTTATAAAATATTACTATTTGATTTAGATGATACATTGCTAGATTTCGGCGCTAATGAGATTGATTCGTTAAACAAATTGTTTCATCTACATGGATATACTTTTTCGGATGAGCTGTTTCGAGTATACGATTCCGTCAACAAACAACTGTGGACTGATTATGAAAATGGAAATATTGCATTAGATGAAGTATTGAACTCAAGGTTTTCAGAAACCTTGTTGAAATTGGGCAAAACTGTGGATGGTATGGAATGGGAAAATCAATACCGAGAACTTTTGGGCAATGGTTATCAACTGATGGACGGAGCTTTAGAACTGTGTCAGAGCTTATCTGTGTCGCATCGACTGTTTGTCATTACAAATGGAATAACAAAAACTCAGATAAAGCGTTTGAAACATTCAGGACTATATAGATTTTTTGAAGACATATTTGATTCTCAAAGCATTGGATTCCAAAAGCCATCAAAAGATTTTTTTGATTATGTGATGGGTCATATAAACGATTTTAAAATCTGGGAAGCGCTTATTATAGGAGATTCTTTAAATACCGATATAAAAGGCGGCCTTTTGTCAGGAATTGATACATGCTGGATCAATAGAAGATCGGAAAAATACTCTACTGAAATTCAAAGTACATATACGATCACAAGTTTAGCGGAATTATGTGACAGTTGCGACCTTGAGCATAATGCGTAGTGATTCACTATTCGTTTTAGTCTTTTTATGTGGGTTGAATGAGACGGAATTGACTTGGAAATTAACTTACAATTATCCTACAAATGCCGCCCACCTACATAGAGGATTGACGGCATTTCTACTAATGGTTTTAAGAATTAGGGGAACTTGGCTTGCACCGCAATATCAGAAAATTACGTTTACAGAAAATGAGAAACGTTTACGAGTTTGATTTCGATTTATCAAGTTTAATTTGTTCTTCACCCCATAAAGACAATTCATTTAATGTAGGTAGTAAAGCTTTACCTCTTTCTGTTAAAGCATATTCAACTTTAGGAGGAATCGTTTCATATTGGATTCTAACTATAAGATTATGTTCTTCTAATTCTTTTAAAGATTTTGTAAGCATCATATTGGTAATACCTTTAACTTTTCGTTTTAATTCATTATATCTAATGAAATCATTTTGAAATAAGTACCACATTATAGGCAGCTTCCACTTTTGTCCAATAATATCTAATGCGTATATAAGGGGGCATTTGGTTTCGTATATATTATCGCTAGGGAATTCTCCATTGCAATCCGTATCATTATTCATAGTCGCAACTCCTTTAATTTATTTGGTATACTTTCTATACTAACACAGAAAAAACTGCATACTTGTATCTTTATTACCTTATGTTATATTAATCATAGC
The nucleotide sequence above comes from Desulfosporosinus sp. Sb-LF. Encoded proteins:
- a CDS encoding helix-turn-helix domain-containing protein, which encodes MRRISDNNLLNYYIKKHNIENLFDKEILNYAKLHFYEKEEYILEAEAKLEYYYLLVEGKIKVFYPFENGNSMLLKFYRDFNTIGDLELLKDIPILCNINAVEDTYLLAIPSDILRKEYFDNTKLLHHLIDSLSEKLYATINNISYNFVYPLINRLSSYLVEHITDKNYIILNSSYLEIAQFLGTTYRHLNRTLKEMESKSIIKCEDKRIYILDVERLKELSKNIYIKPL
- a CDS encoding solute carrier family 23 protein, producing the protein MKFKYGLNEIPPLGHLLLFGLQWLAIIIPIILIMGTAVTSLHPSGIVLQVVYIQKLCFIVAVALFSQVVWGHRLPIIIGPATVFLVGMAAGGGNNPEAVYTSILLGGLILAVVSITGLFAHLKRLFTSTVVAVILILVALTLTPMILNLVTAPTPHASSFANLCFSLAMVFCMFISARYLRGLWKSTLVFWAVIVGTISYLLLFSTSPLPTNDLQIVDIFWKGLQPSFVFDSGVFLSFLICYLALSVNDLGSIQAVDELLKPDNMPKRITRGVTVTGLVNVLAGFFGVIGVVNFSFSPGVIISSGVASRYTLLPTSLILLVLSFLPKTTAILGSIPSVVIGSSMIYIMCSQIAGGLQIVQSQNYKFEYGLIVGLPIILGVIVSYLPPAVLNTFPIILKPVLGNGFVVGVITVLIMEHIVFPRKD
- a CDS encoding helix-turn-helix domain-containing protein, giving the protein MNNDTDCNGEFPSDNIYETKCPLIYALDIIGQKWKLPIMWYLFQNDFIRYNELKRKVKGITNMMLTKSLKELEEHNLIVRIQYETIPPKVEYALTERGKALLPTLNELSLWGEEQIKLDKSKSNS
- a CDS encoding YjjG family noncanonical pyrimidine nucleotidase yields the protein MSYKILLFDLDDTLLDFGANEIDSLNKLFHLHGYTFSDELFRVYDSVNKQLWTDYENGNIALDEVLNSRFSETLLKLGKTVDGMEWENQYRELLGNGYQLMDGALELCQSLSVSHRLFVITNGITKTQIKRLKHSGLYRFFEDIFDSQSIGFQKPSKDFFDYVMGHINDFKIWEALIIGDSLNTDIKGGLLSGIDTCWINRRSEKYSTEIQSTYTITSLAELCDSCDLEHNA
- a CDS encoding DUF3231 family protein translates to MNDNQPNIQRDNQGVTEQVPFGFGTVHHNLTDLMPASSEVGFLWNNYLAANISTCYLTKWVNEATDPEIKSALQMELDAASNAWKETEGLLKSINYPTPMGFVVKEDIDINAPVLFSQSFKLLFTRMMQRMLIQFLVPAVTSSYRTDFQDYFHNQLKTAADRHRKYTEILLSKGILQKHPSIVQPHRAEKVLDKDFFGSYFGFFRNQRPLTAVEIGHIYSIMEIKQLIRQFHEGCCQVVKSEKVKILLLKARDIADKQLDSLGHILTEQDVPRPSISDILITDSTESGVSDRLILNLSTAVTAFMATSYGEAVSTVARKDIGVTMLRFMAEKLSFAKDAAELAIEFGWLEKMPQTVDRQQLIH
- a CDS encoding transposase encodes the protein MKNVYHVDRCLNKLSDGRVNPTYSTGQVILPVLFGFLLRVQSFNELNFMIKNHEFSKLFPRGTKLPQIDAIRDTLKVIDINGLNQINYHIIKKSVENKVFVDGTIDGYTVAAIDGTKFFGSNKKSCPECLKNTKGNKTHSFHSGAVMSTVGNGPKLVIGFETYKPGQDAASKNEGELNVGKRLISNVVKSHKDLIDVVVYDALACNSVWINHCRNLGIETIVRAKNNNNRSLQFAKRVVNKTEAGEVWVDEQGFEKVEVYQSTFTMDNVEQPLRFVKFALKHKNMLHTQIMTVTTCMDMTLKTLFRIIRARWDIENSIFNNLKRECGLEHCFVHGGNAVEAVLYLIFMASNIMQLFLVRRLRNQYTTQREIVRLLLKGLYLFQYRGELVFRSS